From Plasmodium chabaudi chabaudi strain AS genome assembly, chromosome: 12, the proteins below share one genomic window:
- a CDS encoding cdc2-related protein kinase 5, putative (query 707-707;GPI_cleavage_site_score=1.044;~pfam_scan;Pfam:PF00069.21; E()=2.7E-29;score=102.2;query 69-265;description=Pkinase;~pfam_scan;Pfam:PF00069.21; E()=2.4E-12;score=46.6;query 399-515;description=Pkinase;~iprscan;InterPro:IPR011009 : Protein kinase-like;Superfamily:SSF56112; score=3.47E-24;query 401-520;description=Protein kinase-like domain superfamily;~iprscan;InterPro:IPR011009 : Protein kinase-like;Superfamily:SSF56112; score=6.15E-39;query 21-266;description=Protein kinase-like domain superfamily;~iprscan;InterPro:IPR000719 : Protein kinase, core;Prosite:PS50011; score=33.729;query 20-515;description=Protein kinase domain;~iprscan;InterPro:IPR000719 : Protein kinase, core;Pfam:PF00069; score=2.0E-29;query 69-265;description=Protein kinase domain;~iprscan;InterPro:IPR000719 : Protein kinase, core;SMART:SM00220; score=3.9E-53;query 20-515;description=Protein kinase domain;~iprscan;InterPro:IPR000719 : Protein kinase, core;Pfam:PF00069; score=2.3E-12;query 399-515;description=Protein kinase domain;~iprscan;InterPro:IPR008271 : Serine/threonine protein kinase, active site;Prosite:PS00108; score=1.0;query 209-221;description=Serine/threonine-protein kinase, active site), with protein sequence MYGITLTKCKIYFNNIYSTVSLEEKLGGGTYGDVYKGKVVKYNNNSDLYQNTNYLPYDYYTDEFIFFRKNIYAIKFFKDDLRTINEEGISCTTLRELSCLKNIGRHPNILRLIDVTIDRQKGISEYINRQILQHYTSNYHHQVKIDMAPLSLDQKFIFAAYEYCDGGDLKKLIQKTKISENQAGLCLKEAKWLSFQLLNGLAYLHNNKMCHRDLKPENVMLQYTHNNKYLLKIGDLGLCRELKNDGDMTPTVCTIYYRPLEVLLSKFDRSKARASKSGSIKSADIKTGSNKNGSNKSGSNKSGATNKSSANKSDTSKSRNSNRSGASKSGTSQNGTSNRSGGSKSGNSKSRTSKSGTSQNGTSTKSNGSGRGSERRSSDDAYMGDEPFEKEYESFNDRDFQYGLNVDIWSAACIICELIIGKPLFRGVTEFDLIIRIVNSLGKPNNDELEYFSDSRFYPFKDDFFNIKIKNRKDALNVITNGKIDELGIDLLVKMLKYNPNDRITAADALSHPWFADIRFDNLDGIGVYNWYVHCLKYYIGIKTFREIEQKKKNLLTTTMISHFLCKSNDKYAKIIFKLINDTFKNLGGYKKSGRRSFAIFADKYANEHKNNNGFIKRASIKVLNDMKEKNVMETNEEVSFYDDSTTYYTSPTKPIKKINKFKRSSFHSIIPEQSYEFIKGIRVKRNLSIPDFSSPNNKKHCRDEAGSATTTSRVYTQNAHSFKEYT encoded by the coding sequence ATGTATGGAATTACACTAActaaatgtaaaatatattttaataatatatattcaactGTTTCGTTAGAAGAAAAATTAGGGGGAGGTACCTATGGTGATGTATACAAAGGGAAGgttgtaaaatataacaataatagtGATCTATATCAAAATACGAATTATTTACCATATGATTATTATACTgatgaatttattttttttcgaaaaaatatatatgcaattaaattttttaaagatgATTTAAGAACAATAAATGAAGAAGGAATTAGTTGTACAACATTAAGAGAATTAAGttgcttaaaaaatataggtAGACAtccaaatattttaagatTAATTGATGTAACTATCGATAGACAAAAAGGTATTAGTGAATATATCAATAGACAAATATTACAACATTATACATCAAATTACCATCATCAAGTTAAAATTGATATGGCCCCATTGTCACTAGatcaaaaatttatatttgctgCATATGAATATTGTGATGGTGgcgatttaaaaaaactaattcaaaaaacgaaaattAGCGAAAATCAAGCAGGTCTATGTTTAAAGGAAGCAAAATGGTTATCATTTCAATTATTAAATGGATTGGCttatttacataataataaaatgtgtCATAGAGATTTAAAACCTGAAAATGTTATGTTACAATATAcgcataataataaatatttattaaaaattggtGACCTTGGATTATGTAGAGAACTTAAAAATGATGGTGACATGACTCCAACTGTTTGCACTATTTACTACAGACCTTTAGAAGTTCTTCTCTCCAAATTTGATAGATCAAAAGCGCGTGCCAGTAAAAGTGGGTCCATCAAAAGTGCGGATATCAAAACTGGGTCCAACAAAAATGGGTCCAACAAAAGTGGGTCCAACAAAAGTGGGGCTACCAATAAGAGCAGCGCCAACAAAAGTGACACTAGCAAAAGTAGGAATAGCAACAGGAGTGGTGCTAGCAAAAGTGGGACTAGCCAAAATGGGACCAGCAATAGGAGTGGCGGCAGCAAAAGTGGGAATAGCAAAAGCAGAACCAGTAAAAGTGGGACTAGCCAAAATGGGACCAGCACAAAGAGCAACGGAAGTGGACGAGGTAGCGAACGACGATCAAGCGATGATGCATATATGGGAGATGAACCATTTGAAAAAGAGTATGAAAGTTTTAACGATAGAGATTTTCAATACGGTTTAAATGTAGATATATGGTCAGCAGCTTGTATTATATGTGAATTAATAATTGGTAAACCATTATTTAGAGGAGTAACAGAATttgatttaattataagaaTTGTAAATTCTTTAGGTAAACctaataatgatgaattAGAATATTTTAGCGATTCTCGTTTTTATCCGTTTAAAgatgatttttttaatattaagaTAAAGAATCGAAAAGATGCATTAAATGTAATAACAAATGGTAAAATAGATGAATTAGGAATCGATTTATTAGTTaaaatgttaaaatataatcctAATGATAGAATAACAGCAGCTGATGCTTTATCTCATCCTTGGTTTGCTGATATAAGATTTGATAATTTGGATGGTATAGGTGTATATAATTGGTATGTGCattgtttaaaatattatataggTATTAAAACATTTAGAGAAATAGAacagaaaaagaaaaatttacTTACAACAACTATGATTTCGCACTTTTTATGTAAGtctaatgataaatatgctaagataatttttaaattaattaatgatacatttaaaaatttgggtggttataaaaaaagcgGAAGAAGATCCTTTGCCATTTTTGCTGACAAATATGCAAATgagcataaaaataataatggctTTATTAAAAGGGCTAGTATAAAAGTATTAAATGatatgaaagaaaaaaatgtaatggAAACCAATGAAGAAGTTTCATTTTATGATGATAGTACTACTTATTATACTTCTCCAACTAAaccaattaaaaaaattaataaatttaaaagatcGAGTTTTCACTCAATTATTCCTGAACAGTCTtatgaatttattaaagGAATACGAGTAAAACGTAATTTATCAATTCCGGATTTTTCAAGTCCgaataacaaaaaacatTGTAGAGATGAAGCAGGCTCAGCTACAACTACAAGTCGAGTATATACCCAAAATGCTCATTCATTTAAagaatatacataa
- a CDS encoding zinc finger protein, putative (term=structural;date=20121007;qualifier=method_exon=changed coordinates of exon 5 based on RNASeq;curatorName=ucb@sanger.ac.uk;~term=annotation;date=20170419;qualifier=removed_product=conserved Plasmodium protein, unknown function;qualifier=added_product=zinc finger protein, putative;curatorName=ucb@sanger.ac.uk;~;query 2214-2214;GPI_cleavage_site_score=0.172;~iprscan;Superfamily:SSF57850; score=5.65E-7;query 2184-2241;description=null), whose protein sequence is MKKKKVIKLKDEYVPKGNYINKDALLTNIFLDTNQNEITDVESQHSFMVTNCISKLQKKNLQTKLKALNDLVNHLNQCNEDELNNVFPSFLNIYKKLIYHPNYNVRESLNICLQLFIKRIKKKIKNHLQIFCPPLFISVFDYNKNVKNIAKEILSLIFPKKEIGNEELVEINNQNSDKKKQKKNINKIKMQEENKLYQNIKTLNVNITNLYNCLKYIKDDLEEAVTTNLNNTINNEDYDSTVYLFNVLCFFPSLIYLLVKNVKDNIEFEKIGDQGNASEVTKKLNNELKERIKNEFSCFHNIYQTFFKLLNSVYKNTKYNLKLRKIIYLSVYNIIYILKKNKINYFDLNDNESNVNIYNYISCLLSDKEEYILKNINHILLMYFYSENNKMINTNFLRSYLSLVKQNKVYQSDIFNFNIPLFIYIFQKTYIQQNFFFAFFIFYFLLLNKKKSSLIIYYDILSHLCDVFSPFSVNQKNVQPENEGEKDDGEQNGCKPASRELELHECCTALRENIFLLPLEIILIQKRFENYGYCFKNMEIYDILENTYYCSDAKSLKKKDKNKNNDNKKKTKLIDLRKNIEKEIIKENDFIDIFTNFINSFENLYDVLLIDVLDMLDFYISKLFEIKHEEISKDETLLDSTKEKTTNGGQGSYIYNDGINFILKLLLKLKNLIFENGNKQIDINKFNYTQERFINTFKNVFDSIFNLIKLKYYEIIPNLENNFFILHFVCNHINDKNEYFTSLINIFKFFENIIYSEHLENNIYFSLIRVCLNFVYLFYEENVGDPPQLASALVKTLLEDPSNKHGVEVKLEVCVELINFMKSKNKKIVNIEERVLLIYTEYISIPLSENNLNNNSKKSSEDNLVQSFYTALYIDFSQNNILFGNNFYNNILYIYKNRMIKNKIFCESNFVEFFLKIFGQTKFGILKYGVGNFGLIENEPDYDKLNDLYLYFLLNIYLKINQKDVETYCINLFSYFKKESIYSCLIMMKQIFKFFSTSCEYNNTLNYSNTDTSDSERFSNRTYDDSDLSDVHHFHFASTEYSDNSSGSRENSWNANKKGSKTIQGPQTCYILGTVTNGIVTCSVNSSENVENDENCENFEHCERQEMRICLEMQRSHVLSDVYIHRLLLLYKIYNNIKSLSMHDVKSITYLFYDEEMNNCLNNSRIPIVTNSTEIENGVKDTTNLDTFFRFIYQNIEREEFVFFLTSLKEELEKDKISRCNKFELFFIIYYYYIKKRKGKKKYMKNVNIDDTSISDIIYIMKSIKNYKILNICKILLKKLNYEEETEDIITRVNKLFLETASNELINFKATGLYQLKIKLFMFKECVAKYIKKYNYCIERNEVGKQNEIDHIESYSDKINKIKGMVPENLHTYIDKNFSLTLCEKNEIGSLNLIYHLICISKHVHNYNLFNFPLVEDFIKNIKYVSQKNYDIYFCAIHLIISKEEGEMDSSEMKNVKPKIICDSDDEVDKINDNSFFETNKIIIKSCLNNYLSFLNGHYKKIWNKQIFFYKKKIKTIDSVLGNKLKTTKAGKTESNSSKIKKIKQKEDISTNYTDTIYGQNKMGLYFLKFIIFLMTKKDKQEIIEDANMMKNLIKLIYFILSINQCKNSLVHKKLKLISIQVFKELMGKFSHYLNGTKKINFLSLYLGIDNYKTIFNQHNKSSFFFDEIDQNNITSEILRRIKRRVFDMYLSTYYLYILILNLDKYKKNTMFIYRILNILLLNSLFIKELQQIKKNNQKLFEILSAYLFIDGNCPNEFLYSFFNSNIDEYEELIINKINNDQTSDSESSDNISRASYNHEQAENGEHGESIKKVENADWKENIPLGTQVYFHKTESDFFSDNNCLSISKASKNEKTSDQIANHLKLKQNESSTSQCPTDPLNSNQTHGSFVGESEKREVEPAQNSQVGQSGNTSGASKKKKKANPLFLLKSGLTNPFLMIDLDKNILDLYKFLLKRNYLNILLFLVNICLSSEYFIYDSELYKNFLIYLEEHDVDIYNFLEKFEGIDDISCNSSDSDTKYDLNLLKKNEKKMYIFLLTINLLLQLIAVYPTESIMTINENKLLEIKNINELYLSNLIINNQINELENISKNYNSTTYYYDKFHKTLTFKFKITEDDDTQNFEGVTAKLSLNFMPNYPFSVLIINDKIEALDKRAPIHNSIKSMYKYARIGNINEIFIKFDSLMNTYFQNKSQCNICFMILHDKKTCDKVCSKCSTSYHSYCLHKWFLTSHNTKCPSCQIQFS, encoded by the exons atgaaaaaaaaaaaagtaataaaattgaaggACGAATATGTCCCCAAAGGAAATTATA TAAATAAGGACGCCCTTCTAACCAACATTTTTTTGGATACCAATCAAAATGAGATCACGGATGTAGAATCTCAACACTCTTTTATGGTTACTAATTGTATTAGCAaacttcaaaaaaaaaatctcCAAACTAAGCTGAAAGCATTAAAC gACTTGGTGAATCATTTGAATCAATGCAATGAAGATGAGCTTAACAATGTATTCCCAagctttttaaatatttacaaaaaattaatataccACCCAAATTATAACGTCCGAGAAA gTTTAAATATTTGCCTTCAGCTATTTATTAAGCGAAttaagaagaaaataaaaaaccacttacaaatattttgcCCCCCTTTGTTTATTTCAGTTTTCGATTACAACAAAAAT GTCAAAAATATCGCGAAAGAAATCCTTAGTCTAATATTTCCAAAGAAGGAAATTGGAAACGAGGAATTAGTAGAGATAAATAACCAAAATAGTGACAAgaaaaaacagaaaaaaaatataaataaaataaaaatgcaagaagaaaataaattatatcaaaatataaaaacattaaatgtaaatattacaaatttatataactgtttaaaatatataaaagacGATTTAGAAGAAGCAGTCACAACAAATTTgaataatacaataaataatgaagattATGATAGTACagtatatttgtttaatgttttatgtttttttccatCTCTTATATATCTACTTGTGAAGAATGTTAAAGATAATATTgagtttgaaaaaataggTGACCAAGGGAATGCTAGTGAAGTTActaaaaaattgaataacgaattaaaagaaagaataaaaaatgaattttcctgttttcataatatatatcagacattttttaaacttttaaatagtgtgtataaaaatactaagtacaatttaaaattaagaaaaataatatatttatcagtatataatataatatatatattaaaaaaaaataaaataaattattttgatttaaatgataatgaatctaatgtaaatatttataattatatatcgTGTCTACTTAGTGATAAagaagaatatattttaaaaaatattaatcatATACTgttaatgtatttttattctgaaaataataagatgataaatacaaatttcTTGAGAAGCTATTTATCATTagttaaacaaaataaagtatatcaaagtgatatatttaattttaatatacccttatttatttatatatttcaaaaaacatatatacaacaaaatttttttttcgccttctttatattttatttcttacTATTAAATAAGAAGAAATCATCATTGATCATATACTACGACATCCTTTCCCACCTATGCGATGTCTTCAGTCCATTTTCGGTAAATCAGAAGAATGTGCAACCCGAAAATGAAGGCGAAAAGGATGACGGCGAACAGAACGGGTGCAAACCCGCAAGCAGAGAGTTAGAACTACACGAATGCTGCACTGCGTTGAGAGAGAACATATTTCTTTTGCCGttagaaattattttaatacaaaaacggtttgaaaattatgggtactgttttaaaaatatggagATATATGATATACTTGAAAATACTTACTATTGTTCTGATGCAAAAAGtttgaagaaaaaagataaaaacaaaaataatgataataaaaaaaaaacaaaattaatagatttaagaaaaaatatagaaaaagaaattattaaagaaaatgactttatagatatatttacaaattttataaattcatttgaaaatttatatgatgtATTATTGATTGATGTTCTTGATATGTTAgacttttatatttctaaattatttgaaattaAACATGAAGAAATATCAAAGGATGAAACATTACTAGACAGTACGAAAGAGAAGACTACAAATGGTGGACAAGGTtcttacatatataatgatgggattaattttattttaaaactacttttaaaactaaaaaatttaatattcgAAAATGGCAATAAACAGATtgatataaacaaatttaattacACTCAAGAACGTTTCataaatacatttaaaaatgtatttgattctatttttaatttaattaaattaaaatattatgaaataattccaaatttagaaaataatttttttattctccACTTTGTTTGTAACCATATTAATgacaaaaatgaatattttacaagtttgataaatatatttaaattttttgagaatataatttattccGAACATCTCGAAAATAACATCTACTTTTCCCTTATTCGGGTTTGCCTAAATTTCGTATATCTATTTTACGAGGAGAATGTTGGAGACCCTCCCCAGTTGGCATCTGCCCTAGTGAAG ACCCTGCTCGAGGACCCGTCGAACAAGCACGGCGTAGAAGTGAAACTGGAAGTGTGTGTAGAACTAATAAACTTTAtgaaaagtaaaaataaaaaaatagttaacATAGAAGAACGAGTTTTATTGATTTATAcagaatatatttcaattcCATTGtctgaaaataatttaaataataatagcaaaAAAAGTAGTGAAGATAATTTAGTTCAATCTTTTTATACagcattatatattgatttttcacaaaataatattttatttggaaataatttttacaataatatattatatatatataaaaatagaatgataaaaaataaaatattttgtgaaTCCAATTTtgttgaattttttttaaaaatttttggCCAAACGAAATTTGggatattaaaatatgggGTAGGAAATTTTGGACTTATAGAAAATGAACCGGATTATGACAAACtaaatgatttatatttatattttcttttaaatatttatttaaaaataaatcaaaaagaTGTTGAAACATATTgcattaatttattttcatactTCAAAAAAGAATCTATTTATTCTTGTCTAATTATGATGAAACagatttttaaattctttTCAACAAGCTgcgaatataataatactcTTAACTATTCTAATACGGACACAAGTGATTCTGAACGATTTAGTAACAGAACTTATGATGATTCCGATTTATCAGATGtacatcattttcattttgcaTCTACAGAGTATAGTGACAATTCGTCTGGAAGTCGAGAAAATAGTTGGAATGCGAACAAGAAGGGCTCCAAAACAATCCAAGGCCCTCAGACTTGCTACATATTGGGAACTGTAACTAACGGAATAGTCACTTGCTCAGTAAACTCCTCGGAAAATgttgaaaatgatgaaaattgtGAAAATTTCGAGCATTGTGAACGACAGGAGATGCGAATTTGCTTGGAAATGCAACGAAGCCACGTCTTAAGTGATGTATATATCCACCGACTGTTGTTGTTGtacaaaatatacaataacATAAAATCGCTATCTATGCATGATGTAAAAAGTattacttatttattttatgatgaAGAAATGAATAACTGTTTAAACAATTCAAGGATACCCATTGTGACAAATAGTACCGAAATTGAAAATGGTGTAAAAGACACAACAAATTTAGATACATTTTTTCGTTtcatttatcaaaatatcGAACGTGAagaatttgtttttttcttaacaTCATTAAAGGAAGAGCtagaaaaagataaaataagtaGATGCAATAAATttgaacttttttttataatatattattattacattaaaaaaagaaaaggaaaaaaaaaatatatgaaaaatgtaaatattgaTGATACATCAATTTCagatattatttatattatgaaaagtattaaaaattacaaaattttaaatatatgtaaaattttattaaaaaaacttaaCTATGAAGAAGAAACAGAAGATATAATAACTCGAGTAAATAAACTCTTTTTAGAGACAGCTTCTAacgaattaataaattttaaagcaACTGGATTATACCAAttgaaaattaaattatttatgtttaaaGAGTGTGtagcaaaatatataaagaaatataactACTGTATAGAACGAAATGAAGTAGGCAAACAGAATGAGATAGATCATATCGAATCATATAgcgataaaattaataaaataaagggAATGGTTCCAGAAAATTTACATACCtatatagataaaaattttagttTAACAttatgtgaaaaaaatgaaatcgGAAGTTTGAATTTGATATATCATCTTATATGCATTAGTAAGCATGTTCATAATTACaacttatttaattttccaCTTGTTGAagattttattaaaaatataaaatatgtttctCAAAAAAactatgatatatatttctgtGCTATACATCTAATTATTAGCAAAGAAGAAGGCGAAATGGATAGTtcagaaatgaaaaatgtaaagccgaaaattatatgtgaTAGCGATGATGAAGTagacaaaataaatgataactCCTTTTttgaaacaaataaaataataataaaaagctgtttaaataattatctGTCTTTCTTAAATGGacattacaaaaaaatatggaacaagcagatttttttttacaagaaaaaaataaaaactataGACAGTGTATtaggaaataaattaaagaCAACCAAAGCGGGAAAAACAGAAAGTAATTcatcaaaaattaaaaaaataaaacaaaaggaAGATATATCAACAAATTATACCGACACTATTTATGggcaaaataaaatggggttatattttctaaaatttataatatttttaatgacGAAAAAGGACAAACAAGAAATAATTGAAGATGcaaatatgatgaaaaatttaataaaacttatttattttatattatctataaatcaatgtaaaaattcacttgtacataaaaaattaaaattgataaGCATACAAGTTTTCAAAGAATTAATGGGAAAATTTtcacattatttaaatggaactaaaaaaataaatttcctatctttatatttaggtatagataattataaaactatttttaatcAGCATAATAAATCATCATTCTTTTTTGATGAAATagatcaaaataatataactaGTGAAATCCTACGACGAATTAAAAGAAGGGTATTTGATATGTATCTAAGCAcatactatttatatatattaattttaaatttagataaatataaaaaaaatactatgttcatatatagaatattaaatatactaCTATTGAATagtttgtttataaaagaattacaacaaattaaaaagaataatcAAAAATTGTTTGAAATTTTAAGTGCCTACTTATTTATAGATGGAAATTGTCCAAATGAATTTCTGTACTCATTCTTCAATTCTAATATAGACGAATATGAagaattaattattaacaaaataaataatgatcaAACTAGTGACAGTGAATCCAGTGACAACATCTCTAGAGCATCTTACAATCATGAACAGGCCGAAAATGGCGAACATGGTGAATCGATCAAAAAAGTAGAAAATGCTGATTGGAAAGAGAATATACCATTAGGAACACaagtatattttcataaaacgGAAAGCGATTTTTTTAGTGACAACAATTGTTTAAGTATTAGTAAAGCTtcgaaaaatgaaaaaacatCTGATCAAATTGCTAACCATTTAAAACTAAAGCAAAACGAATCATCTACATCACAATGCCCAACCGACCCATTAAATAGTAACCAAACTCATGGTAGTTTTGTAGGCGAGTCTGAAAAAAGAGAAGTCGAACCTGCACAGAATTCACAAGTTGGTCAAAGTGGAAATACGAGTGGTGcttctaaaaaaaagaaaaaggcAAACCCactatttttgttaaaaagCGGACTCACAAACCCATTTTTAATGATCGATTTAGACAAGAACATTTtagatttatataaatttttattaaaaagaaattatttaaacatattattatttttagtaaatatatgtCTTTCCtctgaatattttatatatgattcagaattatacaaaaatttcttaatatatttagaaGAACATGATGTTGATatttataactttttagAAAAGTTCGAGGGTATTGATGATATAAGTTGTAATAGTAGTGACTCCGATACAAAATACGATTTAAATCttctcaaaaaaaatgaaaaaaagatgtatatatttttacttacTATAAATCTTTTACTTCAGCTAATTGCAGTATATCCAACTGAATCTATAATGacaataaatgaaaacaaattattagaaataaaaaatattaatgaacTATACTTATCAAacttaattataaataatcaaattaatgaattagaaaatatttcaaaaaattataatagtacaacatattattatgataaatttCATAAAACTCTcacttttaaatttaaaataacagAAGATGACGATACTCAAAATTTCGAGGGTGTTACTGCCAAACTTTCTCTCAATTTCATGCCAAACTACCCCTTCTCCGTTCTGATCATAAATGACAAGATCGAGGCACTAG ACAAACGAGCCCCCATACATAACTCCATAAAGAGTATGTACAAATATGCGCGGATAGGAAACATAAATgagatatttataaaattcgaTAGTCTTATGAATACATATTTCCAAAACAAATCACAATGTAATATCTGTTTTATGATATTacatgataaaaaaacatgtgATAAAGTATGCTCAAAATGCAGCACGTCCTATCACAGTTACTGTCTTCATAA GTGGTTTTTGACGTCTCATAACACAAAATGCCCATCATGTCAAATTCAGTTTAGCTAA